In bacterium YEK0313, one genomic interval encodes:
- a CDS encoding Double zinc ribbon, protein MSFFKHLLGGGRHGRQSRHHGGYGYGPTRTRSPAAAILCLACAAQNTTGSRFCGQCGTALGTRPCPSCSTERPASAKFCPQCGAAG, encoded by the coding sequence ATGAGCTTTTTCAAGCACCTTCTCGGTGGCGGCCGCCACGGCCGGCAGAGCCGCCATCACGGCGGCTACGGCTATGGCCCGACCAGGACGAGATCGCCGGCGGCGGCGATCCTCTGCCTGGCCTGCGCAGCGCAAAACACGACCGGCAGCCGGTTCTGCGGCCAGTGCGGCACCGCGCTCGGCACGCGGCCCTGCCCGTCCTGCTCGACCGAACGGCCGGCTTCTGCAAAGTTCTGTCCGCAGTGCGGCGCTGCGGGCTGA
- the livF_14 gene encoding High-affinity branched-chain amino acid transport ATP-binding protein LivF produces MSILEVEAVVAGYGAAEEIVKGASMRVGDDEIVTIIGPNGAGKSTFLKVVAGLVAAKAGAIRLGGEDVTGRDAQGRARAGISFVPQERNVFGSLTVAENLEISGFLDPAGTARRVEALYERYPMLAAKRRALARTLSGGQRQILAMAMGLMTDPKLMLLDEPTAGLSPKAADELFDAVVALNRGGLPILMVEQHAVEALAISTRGYVLVAGRNSAEGAGPALAADPEIRRLFLGG; encoded by the coding sequence TTGAGCATTCTGGAAGTCGAGGCGGTCGTCGCCGGCTACGGCGCCGCCGAAGAGATCGTCAAGGGCGCGTCGATGCGCGTCGGCGATGACGAGATCGTCACGATCATCGGTCCGAACGGCGCCGGCAAGTCGACCTTCCTGAAGGTGGTCGCCGGGCTCGTCGCGGCCAAGGCCGGCGCGATCCGGCTCGGCGGCGAGGACGTGACCGGCCGCGATGCCCAGGGCCGGGCGCGCGCCGGCATCTCCTTCGTGCCGCAGGAACGCAATGTCTTCGGCAGCCTGACGGTGGCCGAGAACCTCGAAATCTCCGGCTTTCTCGATCCGGCCGGTACGGCGCGGCGCGTCGAAGCGCTCTATGAACGCTATCCCATGCTCGCGGCCAAGCGGCGCGCCCTGGCGCGCACGCTGTCCGGCGGCCAGCGGCAGATCCTCGCCATGGCCATGGGCCTGATGACTGATCCCAAGCTGATGCTGCTGGACGAGCCGACCGCCGGCCTGTCGCCCAAGGCGGCGGACGAGCTGTTCGACGCGGTCGTCGCGCTCAATCGCGGCGGCCTGCCGATCCTGATGGTCGAGCAGCACGCGGTCGAGGCTCTCGCGATCTCGACCCGCGGCTATGTGCTGGTCGCCGGTCGCAACAGTGCAGAAGGCGCGGGCCCCGCTCTCGCCGCCGACCCCGAGATCCGCCGCCTGTTTCTGGGCGGCTGA
- the livH_14 gene encoding High-affinity branched-chain amino acid transport system permease protein LivH, protein MSDGAISILAQAILNGLMTGTLIAVPAIGFTAIFAVLRYPSFGVAAYVTIGGFAGWFANTNWGFGVMPALAVAFVVAGAAGVVAEEGALRRLRPSGALTVAIATIAVNLILENVVRFIFGNDLRGYDLPLKPDLRFLDLRVGPQQIENVVLAGLVMLAVFAFLRFTRFGKAMRAVADNVDLARLKGIDPRMVAVITLFLGAGLSGVGGVLLAVDTSIDPLAGARILLSVFAAAVLGGLGSIPGAVLGAFAVGIAEELSLLVVPATYRTAIGFAAILIMLTFRPRGILGERAA, encoded by the coding sequence ATGTCGGACGGCGCGATCTCGATCCTGGCGCAGGCCATCCTCAACGGACTGATGACCGGCACCCTCATCGCGGTGCCGGCCATCGGCTTCACCGCCATCTTCGCGGTCCTGCGCTATCCGAGCTTCGGGGTCGCCGCCTATGTCACCATCGGCGGGTTCGCCGGCTGGTTCGCCAATACGAACTGGGGCTTCGGCGTCATGCCGGCGCTCGCTGTCGCCTTCGTGGTGGCGGGAGCGGCGGGCGTCGTCGCCGAGGAAGGCGCGCTGCGGCGGCTCAGGCCGTCAGGCGCGCTCACCGTCGCGATCGCCACCATCGCCGTCAATCTGATCCTGGAAAACGTCGTCCGCTTCATTTTCGGCAACGACCTGCGCGGCTACGACCTGCCGCTCAAGCCGGATCTGAGGTTCCTCGACCTGCGCGTCGGGCCGCAGCAGATCGAAAACGTCGTGCTGGCCGGCCTCGTCATGCTGGCCGTCTTCGCCTTCCTGCGCTTCACCCGCTTCGGCAAGGCGATGCGCGCGGTCGCCGACAATGTCGACCTCGCCCGCCTGAAGGGCATCGATCCGCGGATGGTGGCGGTCATCACGCTGTTCCTCGGCGCCGGCCTTTCCGGTGTCGGCGGCGTGCTGCTGGCCGTCGACACCTCGATCGACCCGCTGGCCGGAGCGCGCATCCTCCTGTCGGTCTTCGCCGCCGCCGTGCTCGGCGGCCTCGGCTCCATCCCCGGCGCGGTGCTCGGCGCCTTCGCCGTCGGGATCGCCGAGGAATTGTCGCTGCTGGTGGTGCCGGCCACCTATCGCACCGCGATCGGCTTTGCCGCGATCCTGATCATGCTCACCTTCCGCCCGCGCGGCATCCTCGGCGAAAGGGCGGCGTGA
- the braC_5 gene encoding Leucine-, isoleucine-, valine-, threonine-, and alanine-binding protein precursor: MSHTGTTRRGLIGGAAALAGLAALPARAQGAPIKIGSLTPLTGAGGPYGPVMVKAIKAVVDEVNAAGGVLGRRIELISEDDQTNPEAGVRAARKLIDVDKVSAILGTWASSVTTAVAPLCWDSKTFLATVSGADPITALPHQGYLIRTQPNTTLQGRKFGEFALEQGARRVFFVSPQTPFQKSQFENITLAVKAKGGETGALIYDDKKPSYRSEVDEISRFRPDALVLGGYAPDTTVLLRDLYRAGFQAKKIAFGYSVNQKLVESVPADVVENVFTISPSSAEGSAAYQRLVKLIGVSNPDPYTTQVYDQINLVLMAIALAGDSSGTAIRDTVRKVSQAPGGAKVDNALDGLKAIAARQPVDYDGASGPCDFLDSGDIADCRFRYEQVKGGKITLLKIA, translated from the coding sequence ATGTCACACACTGGCACGACGCGCCGCGGCCTCATTGGCGGCGCCGCAGCCCTCGCCGGCCTTGCCGCCCTGCCCGCCCGCGCCCAGGGCGCGCCGATCAAGATCGGCTCGCTGACGCCGCTGACCGGCGCAGGCGGTCCCTACGGCCCGGTCATGGTCAAGGCGATCAAGGCGGTGGTCGACGAGGTCAATGCCGCCGGCGGCGTTCTCGGCCGCCGGATCGAGCTGATTTCCGAAGACGACCAGACCAATCCGGAAGCCGGCGTGCGAGCCGCCCGCAAGCTCATTGACGTCGACAAGGTCTCGGCCATTCTCGGCACCTGGGCCTCGTCGGTAACGACCGCGGTCGCGCCGCTGTGCTGGGATTCGAAAACCTTCCTCGCCACCGTTTCCGGTGCCGACCCGATCACCGCCCTGCCCCACCAGGGCTATCTCATCCGCACCCAGCCGAACACCACGCTGCAGGGCCGCAAGTTCGGCGAGTTCGCGCTCGAACAGGGCGCGCGCCGGGTCTTCTTCGTGTCGCCGCAGACCCCGTTCCAGAAGAGCCAGTTCGAGAACATCACCCTGGCGGTCAAGGCCAAGGGCGGCGAAACCGGCGCACTCATCTACGACGACAAGAAGCCGTCCTACCGCTCCGAAGTCGACGAGATCAGCCGCTTCCGTCCCGATGCCCTGGTGCTGGGCGGCTATGCCCCGGACACGACCGTGCTGCTGCGCGATCTCTACCGCGCCGGCTTCCAGGCCAAGAAGATCGCCTTCGGCTATTCGGTGAACCAGAAGCTGGTCGAGAGCGTGCCGGCCGACGTGGTCGAGAACGTGTTCACCATCTCGCCCTCTTCGGCGGAGGGCTCGGCCGCCTATCAGCGCCTCGTCAAGCTGATCGGCGTCAGCAATCCCGATCCCTACACGACCCAGGTCTACGACCAGATCAACCTCGTCCTGATGGCGATCGCACTGGCCGGCGACAGCTCGGGCACGGCGATCCGCGACACGGTGCGCAAGGTCAGCCAGGCGCCCGGCGGCGCGAAGGTCGACAATGCGCTCGACGGCCTGAAGGCGATCGCAGCCCGCCAGCCGGTCGACTATGACGGCGCAAGCGGCCCATGCGACTTCCTCGACAGCGGCGACATCGCCGACTGCCGGTTCCGCTACGAGCAGGTCAAGGGTGGCAAGATCACCCTCCTGAAGATCGCCTGA
- a CDS encoding Invasion associated locus B (IalB) protein, translating to MTKTFAAFALLAATAFGAAEFVVPAVRAQAAAPQAAAPAASPLPGGASSLQETYQDWQVACVQQGTGKRCALSQQQSDPQSRQRVLAVELTTVGDKAEGLLVLPFGLALDKGVSLQIDDGPVGQPLRFRTCLPAGCLVPLSFDARTLASLRRGTVIKAKVATDDGRETTFSISLKGLAPALDRTAALLR from the coding sequence ATGACCAAGACCTTCGCCGCCTTCGCCCTGCTGGCCGCCACCGCCTTCGGCGCTGCTGAATTCGTCGTGCCGGCGGTGCGCGCCCAGGCTGCCGCTCCGCAGGCGGCCGCGCCGGCCGCCTCGCCCCTGCCGGGCGGTGCCTCGTCGCTGCAGGAGACCTATCAGGACTGGCAGGTCGCCTGCGTCCAGCAGGGCACCGGCAAGCGCTGCGCGCTGTCGCAGCAGCAGTCGGACCCGCAGAGCCGGCAGCGGGTGCTGGCGGTCGAGCTGACGACCGTCGGCGACAAGGCCGAAGGCCTGCTCGTCCTGCCCTTTGGCCTGGCGCTCGACAAGGGCGTGAGCCTGCAGATCGACGACGGCCCGGTCGGCCAGCCCTTGCGGTTCCGCACCTGCCTGCCCGCCGGCTGCCTGGTGCCGCTGTCGTTCGACGCGCGGACGCTGGCGAGCCTGCGCCGCGGCACGGTCATCAAGGCGAAGGTCGCGACCGATGACGGCCGCGAGACCACCTTCTCGATCTCGCTCAAGGGGCTCGCTCCGGCGCTGGACCGCACGGCGGCTCTGCTGCGCTGA
- a CDS encoding SnoaL-like domain protein → MTHPGELADRYIAMWNETDAGARRQKVAALWAADGHFIDPVAEGRGHDQIDAVLGGVQQQFAGLSFSLVGKPDGFGSHVRLSWQLSAGNGPAVVKGTDILRSAADGKLAAVVGFFDLVPG, encoded by the coding sequence ATGACCCATCCGGGTGAACTTGCCGACCGCTACATCGCCATGTGGAACGAGACCGATGCCGGCGCGCGCCGCCAGAAGGTCGCGGCGCTCTGGGCCGCCGACGGCCATTTCATCGACCCCGTCGCGGAGGGCCGCGGACATGATCAGATCGATGCCGTGCTCGGTGGCGTCCAGCAGCAATTCGCCGGGCTCAGCTTCAGCCTCGTCGGCAAGCCCGATGGGTTCGGCAGCCATGTCCGCCTGAGCTGGCAGCTCTCCGCCGGCAATGGGCCCGCCGTCGTCAAAGGCACCGACATCCTGCGCAGCGCAGCCGACGGCAAGCTCGCCGCGGTGGTCGGCTTCTTCGACCTCGTGCCGGGCTGA
- the lptB_11 gene encoding Lipopolysaccharide export system ATP-binding protein LptB, whose product MSELLSVRGLTRGFYGVKVLNGVDLGIKAGSFTGLIGPNGAGKSTLFNVVSGLYRPDGGEIRLAGEAIGGLSPDRLVARGLVRTFQLARGFPKLSVFQHLMLYGQGQSGESLAVELIGSRAGRDREAELAERALGIARRLRLDHVIDNPVTALSGGQKKLVEIGRALMAEPRLILLDEPMAGVNPSLTEEIAGHLVALNREGITICLIEHDMGLIRRLCAPIIVMAEGRTLVEGSFDEVAADSRVQEAYLGRRH is encoded by the coding sequence ATGAGCGAACTCCTCTCGGTCCGCGGGCTGACGCGGGGCTTCTACGGCGTCAAGGTGCTCAACGGCGTCGATCTCGGCATCAAGGCCGGCAGCTTCACCGGCCTGATCGGTCCGAACGGGGCCGGCAAGTCGACCCTGTTCAACGTCGTCTCCGGCCTCTATCGGCCCGACGGCGGCGAGATCCGGCTGGCCGGCGAGGCGATCGGCGGCCTCTCGCCCGACCGGCTCGTCGCGCGCGGCCTGGTACGCACCTTCCAGCTCGCCCGCGGCTTCCCGAAGCTCAGCGTGTTCCAGCACCTGATGCTCTACGGCCAGGGCCAATCCGGCGAAAGCCTGGCCGTAGAGCTGATCGGCAGCCGCGCCGGCCGCGACCGCGAGGCGGAGCTCGCCGAGCGGGCGCTCGGCATCGCCCGGCGCCTCAGGCTCGATCACGTCATCGACAATCCGGTCACCGCTCTCTCCGGTGGCCAGAAGAAGCTCGTCGAGATCGGCCGCGCGCTGATGGCCGAACCCAGGCTGATCCTGCTCGACGAGCCCATGGCCGGCGTCAATCCGAGCCTCACCGAGGAGATTGCCGGCCATCTGGTCGCGCTCAACCGCGAAGGCATCACCATCTGCCTGATCGAGCACGATATGGGGCTGATCCGCCGGCTGTGCGCGCCGATCATCGTGATGGCCGAGGGCCGCACCCTGGTCGAGGGCTCGTTCGACGAAGTCGCCGCCGACAGCCGCGTCCAGGAAGCCTATCTCGGGAGGCGGCATTGA
- a CDS encoding leucine/isoleucine/valine transporter permease subunit, producing the protein MLSYLLFTLTMGGIYALLALSLNLIWGGAGMVNLGLAGFFAVGAYASAIATGAGAPVALGLVAALAAGVVAGLVVTFATLKLRDDYLAIVTLGFAEVVRLVALNERWLTNGSDGMSGLKAPLKAELGTGGFNLFYLGLVSLIVAVVWLAMHRLDLSPFGRTLKAIREDQELAAFAGKPVTRFKFQAFALSAAIAGLAGALYGHYQTYISPDHFQPLITIYIFLAVSAGGVGRPAGAVIGAYAVVIFLEATRFVADVAPGLQPVQIASLREMLVGIALILVFYLRPQGILPERIPPAPRNA; encoded by the coding sequence ATGCTCTCCTATCTCCTGTTCACGCTGACCATGGGCGGCATCTATGCGCTGCTCGCGCTCAGCCTCAACCTGATCTGGGGCGGCGCCGGCATGGTCAATCTTGGCCTTGCCGGCTTCTTCGCCGTCGGCGCCTATGCCTCGGCGATCGCGACCGGCGCGGGCGCGCCCGTCGCGCTCGGCCTCGTGGCGGCGCTCGCCGCCGGCGTCGTCGCCGGCCTCGTCGTCACCTTCGCGACGCTCAAGCTGCGCGACGACTATCTCGCCATCGTCACGCTTGGCTTCGCCGAGGTGGTGCGGCTCGTCGCGCTCAACGAGCGCTGGCTCACCAACGGCTCGGACGGCATGTCCGGCCTGAAAGCACCGCTCAAGGCCGAGCTCGGCACCGGCGGCTTCAACCTCTTCTATCTCGGCCTCGTCAGCCTGATCGTCGCCGTCGTCTGGCTGGCCATGCACCGGCTCGACCTCTCGCCGTTCGGCCGGACGCTGAAGGCGATCCGCGAGGACCAGGAGCTCGCCGCCTTTGCCGGCAAGCCGGTGACGCGTTTCAAGTTCCAGGCCTTCGCGCTGTCGGCGGCGATCGCCGGGCTCGCCGGCGCGCTCTACGGCCACTACCAGACCTATATCTCTCCCGACCATTTCCAGCCGCTGATCACCATCTACATCTTCCTGGCGGTCTCCGCCGGCGGCGTCGGCCGGCCGGCCGGCGCTGTCATCGGCGCCTATGCCGTGGTGATCTTCCTGGAGGCGACACGTTTCGTCGCCGACGTTGCCCCCGGCCTGCAGCCGGTGCAGATCGCCTCCTTGCGCGAGATGCTGGTCGGCATCGCCCTCATCCTGGTGTTCTACCTGAGGCCCCAGGGCATCCTGCCCGAACGCATCCCGCCCGCTCCGAGGAACGCATGA
- the mhqO_1 gene encoding Putative ring-cleaving dioxygenase MhqO, with protein sequence MMAAGLHHVTLVTGQAQANVDFYAGFLGLCLVKRTGGFEDATQLHLFYGDAAGSPGSLVTFLVWEDGAPGRVGLGQFTELALAIPSASIGFWLTRAMSHGVKVAGPSRLFGQPVLRLTDPDGATVRLAGTDDLAAAAPLGDGPVPAEHAIRRLAGATLLTDQLRMSEAFFADHLSYRETAREDGLVRLTSPAGDSLDLRDASGFWPGAGGPGTIDHLAFRTADAAGLQAALRRLEDEGREVSPIKDRRYFTSLYWREPGGALCERATDGPGMTVDETPARLGEGLFVPPGTGEAVKLQLPDIALPGEPRERRADLAFVHRLKRMDGGDGSTIVLLHGTGGNETDLMPLAHAAAPNANLLGFRGRSTEAGSLRWFRRFDSGAFDTADIAREAEAFAATLQEALAFYGLDPERTMLLGYSNGANFAAAAMMLQPGLIRNAVLMRPVQVLDSPPAADLAGARVLALTGSADPYLAEAAGLIRQLRERGAAVDLRELTAGHASGDADIAAIGAWHTASYGV encoded by the coding sequence ATGATGGCCGCGGGGCTGCATCACGTCACCCTGGTCACCGGCCAGGCACAGGCCAATGTCGACTTCTATGCCGGCTTCCTCGGCCTGTGCCTGGTCAAGCGCACCGGCGGGTTCGAGGACGCGACCCAGCTCCATCTCTTTTACGGGGATGCTGCGGGCTCTCCGGGCTCGCTGGTGACCTTTCTCGTCTGGGAGGACGGCGCGCCGGGGCGCGTCGGGCTCGGCCAGTTCACCGAGCTCGCGCTGGCCATCCCCTCCGCCAGCATCGGCTTCTGGCTGACCCGCGCGATGAGCCACGGCGTGAAGGTCGCCGGTCCCTCCCGGCTTTTCGGCCAGCCCGTGCTGCGGCTCACCGATCCCGACGGCGCCACGGTGCGGCTCGCCGGCACCGACGATCTCGCGGCTGCCGCGCCGCTCGGGGACGGCCCGGTGCCGGCCGAGCACGCCATTCGCCGCCTTGCGGGAGCGACCCTGCTCACCGACCAGCTGCGGATGAGCGAGGCCTTCTTCGCGGATCATCTCTCCTATCGCGAAACCGCCCGCGAGGACGGGCTGGTGCGCCTCACCTCGCCCGCCGGCGACAGCCTGGATCTGCGCGACGCCAGCGGCTTCTGGCCCGGTGCCGGCGGCCCGGGCACGATCGATCACCTCGCCTTCCGGACCGCCGACGCGGCAGGCCTTCAGGCGGCGCTCCGCCGGCTGGAGGATGAAGGCCGCGAAGTCAGCCCGATCAAGGACCGGCGCTATTTCACCTCGCTCTATTGGCGCGAGCCGGGCGGCGCGCTGTGCGAGCGGGCGACCGACGGCCCCGGCATGACCGTGGACGAGACCCCGGCCCGGCTCGGTGAGGGCCTGTTCGTCCCGCCCGGCACGGGTGAGGCGGTCAAGCTGCAATTGCCTGATATCGCCCTTCCCGGCGAACCGCGCGAGCGGCGGGCCGATCTGGCCTTCGTGCACCGCCTGAAACGGATGGACGGCGGCGACGGCAGCACCATCGTCCTGCTGCACGGCACCGGCGGCAACGAAACCGACCTCATGCCGCTCGCCCATGCGGCCGCGCCGAACGCCAACCTGCTCGGTTTTCGCGGCCGGAGCACGGAAGCCGGGTCGTTGCGCTGGTTCCGGCGCTTCGACAGCGGCGCATTCGACACCGCCGACATAGCGCGCGAGGCGGAAGCCTTTGCCGCGACACTTCAGGAGGCCCTTGCCTTCTATGGCCTCGATCCCGAGCGGACGATGCTGCTCGGCTATTCCAACGGCGCCAACTTTGCCGCGGCGGCGATGATGCTGCAGCCGGGTCTGATCCGCAACGCGGTGCTCATGCGTCCGGTGCAGGTGTTGGACAGCCCGCCCGCCGCAGACCTCGCCGGGGCGCGGGTGCTTGCGCTGACCGGTTCCGCCGATCCCTATCTTGCCGAGGCTGCGGGCCTGATCCGCCAATTGCGCGAGAGAGGCGCCGCGGTCGACCTGCGCGAACTGACCGCAGGCCATGCATCCGGCGATGCCGACATAGCTGCGATCGGGGCCTGGCACACCGCCTCGTACGGCGTTTGA
- the czcD_1 gene encoding Cobalt-zinc-cadmium resistance protein CzcD yields MGAGHDHGARTQNQTRLTIALALTTTFLVAEVVGGILTNSLALLSDAAHMFTDAVGLAIALAAVRIARRPPDMRRTYGFYRFEILAAAFNAVLLFGVAIYILYEAWQRFAAPPEVQSVPMLVIAVLGLIVNIIAMRLLSAGKDASLNVKGAYLEVWSDFLGSVGVILGGLVIWLTNWTWVDTVIAVAIGLWVLPRTWILLRESIDVLLQAAPAGIDVAAVERDLKAIDGVADVHDLHVWSLTSDRNVVTAHIVTRAGPDGMIALRKQVETLLEQRYDLHLSTIQIEDETGHGA; encoded by the coding sequence ATGGGAGCCGGCCACGATCATGGCGCCCGCACGCAGAACCAGACGCGGCTGACCATCGCGCTCGCCCTCACCACGACCTTCCTGGTCGCCGAGGTGGTGGGCGGCATCCTCACCAATTCGCTGGCGCTCCTCTCGGACGCCGCGCACATGTTCACCGATGCGGTCGGCCTCGCCATCGCGCTGGCCGCGGTGCGCATCGCGCGCCGCCCGCCGGACATGCGGCGCACCTATGGCTTCTACCGCTTCGAGATCCTGGCTGCCGCCTTCAATGCGGTGCTGCTGTTCGGCGTCGCCATCTACATCCTCTACGAAGCCTGGCAGCGCTTCGCGGCACCGCCCGAGGTCCAGTCCGTGCCAATGCTGGTGATCGCCGTGCTCGGCCTGATCGTCAACATCATCGCCATGCGCCTCCTGTCGGCCGGCAAGGATGCGAGCCTCAACGTCAAGGGCGCCTATCTGGAGGTCTGGAGCGACTTTCTGGGCTCCGTCGGCGTCATCCTCGGCGGCCTCGTCATCTGGCTGACCAACTGGACCTGGGTCGACACGGTGATCGCGGTCGCGATCGGCCTCTGGGTCCTGCCGCGGACCTGGATCCTGCTGCGCGAGAGCATCGACGTCCTGCTGCAGGCCGCGCCCGCCGGCATCGACGTGGCCGCCGTCGAGCGCGACCTGAAGGCGATCGACGGCGTGGCCGACGTCCACGACCTGCATGTCTGGTCGCTGACCAGCGACCGCAATGTGGTCACCGCCCATATCGTGACCCGCGCAGGCCCGGACGGCATGATCGCGCTGCGCAAGCAGGTCGAGACGCTGCTCGAACAGCGCTACGACCTGCACCTGTCGACGATCCAGATCGAGGACGAAACCGGGCACGGCGCGTGA
- the ttgR_1 gene encoding HTH-type transcriptional regulator TtgR translates to MTKRRERRSQQERSAETSTRLLEATIDLLHDRGIARMPTPEIAAYAGVSRGALTHHFGGREDLVTSAIARMLGQVTDDLHRFAEDIGARGGSSDEIVDYLWAIMSDRLFYVTMEYLPEARHNDEFKARLVPVVRDFHSGLDAIWMALAASRGTDPGRTRTVMNATMCLIRGMIAQTVLRDDPAYYRELLDFWKDQARRHFPDRPAGAPPRRRQGQEA, encoded by the coding sequence TTGACCAAACGGCGCGAACGACGCTCGCAGCAGGAACGCAGCGCCGAGACCTCGACGCGGCTCCTGGAAGCGACCATCGACCTTCTGCACGACCGCGGCATCGCGCGCATGCCGACGCCCGAGATCGCCGCCTATGCCGGTGTCTCGCGCGGCGCGCTGACCCACCATTTCGGCGGCCGCGAGGATCTCGTCACCTCGGCGATCGCGCGCATGCTCGGCCAGGTGACCGATGACCTGCACCGGTTCGCCGAAGACATTGGCGCGCGGGGCGGCAGCAGCGACGAGATCGTCGACTATCTCTGGGCGATCATGTCGGACCGGCTGTTCTACGTGACCATGGAGTATCTGCCCGAGGCCCGGCACAATGACGAGTTCAAGGCCCGGCTGGTGCCGGTGGTCAGGGACTTCCACTCCGGCCTCGATGCCATCTGGATGGCGCTTGCCGCGAGCCGCGGCACCGATCCCGGCCGCACCCGCACGGTCATGAACGCCACCATGTGCCTCATCCGCGGCATGATCGCCCAGACCGTTCTGCGTGACGATCCCGCCTATTACCGCGAGCTCCTGGACTTCTGGAAGGACCAGGCGCGCCGGCACTTCCCCGACCGGCCGGCCGGCGCCCCGCCGCGCCGCCGACAAGGACAAGAGGCATGA
- a CDS encoding putative FAD-linked oxidoreductase, producing MASDDEGLIAELHALVGARGLITAPDDVAPYLSDWRGLYQGRSPCVLRPADTAELAGAMRILARRRVPVVPQGGNTSMVGGAMPDESGRQVVLSLARLNRIRDIDPVDMTMVAEAGVVLKTAQEAAAEAGCLFPLSLGAEGSATIGGVLATNAGGNNTVRYGNARELMLGLEVVLPDGTVWNGLRRLRKDNTGYALRQLFVGAEGTLGIITAAVLRLFPRPRSREVAFCALPDLDAALALFRRFRDRDEASLQAFEYMSGAGIDLVLAHIPGATLPVASRAGHYVLVDLASPRPDAALRELLEAVLGEAFEAGEVADAAIAESEAQVQAIWRLREEHPEAQKRAGASVKNDVSVPVSRVPDLIRGASAAVTELIPGARPVPFGHMGDGNIHMNFVRPDGMADADFLARSHDLMDRVNAVVRTLDGSFSAEHGIGRLKPDMLADWRAGAEFDLMRRIKAAVDPLGLMNPGKVFEA from the coding sequence ATGGCTTCGGATGACGAGGGCCTGATCGCGGAGCTTCACGCGCTCGTGGGTGCGCGCGGGCTGATCACCGCGCCGGATGACGTCGCGCCCTATCTCTCCGACTGGCGCGGCCTCTATCAGGGCCGTTCGCCCTGCGTGCTGCGGCCAGCCGATACGGCCGAACTTGCCGGCGCCATGAGGATCCTGGCGCGCCGCCGGGTGCCGGTCGTGCCGCAGGGTGGCAATACCTCGATGGTCGGTGGCGCCATGCCCGACGAGAGTGGTCGCCAAGTCGTGCTGTCGCTCGCCCGGCTGAACCGGATCAGGGATATCGACCCGGTCGACATGACCATGGTCGCGGAAGCCGGCGTGGTGCTGAAGACCGCGCAGGAGGCCGCCGCAGAGGCCGGCTGCCTGTTCCCGCTGTCGCTCGGCGCGGAGGGATCGGCGACCATCGGCGGCGTGCTCGCGACCAATGCTGGCGGCAACAATACGGTACGCTACGGCAATGCCCGCGAGCTGATGCTCGGCCTCGAGGTGGTGCTGCCAGATGGCACCGTCTGGAACGGCCTCCGGCGGCTGCGCAAGGACAATACCGGCTATGCGCTGCGCCAGCTCTTCGTCGGCGCCGAGGGCACGCTCGGCATCATCACGGCGGCGGTGCTGCGGCTCTTTCCGCGGCCGCGCTCGCGCGAGGTCGCCTTCTGTGCGCTGCCGGATCTCGACGCCGCGCTGGCGCTGTTCCGCCGCTTCCGCGACCGGGACGAGGCGAGCCTGCAGGCGTTCGAATACATGTCGGGTGCGGGCATCGACCTGGTGCTCGCCCATATTCCCGGCGCAACGCTGCCGGTCGCGAGCCGCGCCGGGCACTATGTGCTGGTCGATCTTGCCTCGCCTCGCCCGGACGCCGCCCTGCGCGAACTGCTGGAGGCGGTTCTCGGCGAAGCCTTCGAAGCCGGCGAAGTGGCGGATGCGGCGATCGCGGAAAGCGAGGCCCAGGTCCAGGCGATCTGGCGGCTGCGCGAGGAACATCCGGAGGCGCAGAAGCGGGCCGGGGCCAGCGTGAAGAACGATGTATCCGTGCCGGTCTCGCGGGTGCCGGATCTGATCCGTGGCGCGAGCGCCGCCGTGACGGAACTGATCCCGGGCGCCCGGCCGGTTCCGTTCGGGCATATGGGCGACGGCAACATCCACATGAACTTCGTCCGGCCGGACGGTATGGCCGATGCCGACTTCCTGGCTCGCAGCCATGACCTGATGGACCGGGTCAACGCGGTGGTGCGTACACTCGACGGCAGCTTCTCGGCCGAGCATGGCATTGGTCGGCTGAAGCCTGACATGCTGGCCGATTGGCGAGCGGGCGCCGAATTCGACCTGATGCGTCGGATCAAGGCGGCGGTCGATCCGCTGGGCTTGATGAATCCCGGCAAGGTGTTCGAAGCCTGA